A section of the Aminiphilus circumscriptus DSM 16581 genome encodes:
- a CDS encoding DUF1156 domain-containing protein, whose translation MTENTEKKKLIEVALPLDAINVAAAREKSIRHGHPSTLHLWWARRPLAAARAVLFAQMVDDPSAHPGLFPTKEEQDRERQRLFRILEELVLWESSTDEEVLEKAREEIRASWRRTCAENRNHPRATELFDPERLPAFHDPFAGGGALPLEAQRLGLESYASDLNPVAVLINKAMIEIPPRFAGRPPVNPEARKDNRLFGTEWKGACGLAEDVRHYGRWMRDEAERRIGHLYPKVGITPEMVAERPDLEPYKGAQLTVIAWLWARTVKSPNPAFASVDVPLVSSFMLSTKPGREAYVEPVVGNGGYRFVVKIGKPGDPEAAKSGTKLSRGAHFRCLLSGTPIVGDYIRAEGKAGRMGARLMAIVAEGDRGRVYLSPTAEQGNVIRSLTMPEWVPETSLPDDPRHFSTVQYGLTTYGSLFTPRQLVALTTFSDLVGEAMECVRHDAAAAGLRDASADAEGADGHLRDGGSGPLAYAEAVGTYLAFAVDKAADYWSTICSWHSSKELIRNTFARQAIPMIWDFAEANIFSGSTANMSSGIEWIGKTLSELMDGAAGFSRQCDAQAQVLSYGKIVSTDPPYYDNIGYADLSDFFYVWLRRSLQPVFPDLFATMSTPKDEELIASPYRHGSRENAESFFLGGMTRAMEQLAEQGHPAFPVTVYYAFKQSETDEGGTVSTGWETFLAAVIRAGFAVTGTWPMRTELGNRMLGRGTNALASSIVLVCRRRPADAPVTTRRDFLAALKDELAPALRLLQSGNIAPVDLAQAAIGPGMAVFTRSAAVLDAQGKPLSVGDALALINKVLDEMLVEQEGDFDAETRWALAWFEQHGFDEEEFGTAETLSKAKNVSVEGLAEAGILESRRGRVRLLPPGELFREWDPAKDSRLTAWEMVHHLIRVLESAGETSAAELVAKMRGRAETARDLAYRLYALCERKKRTGEGLSYNGLVQSWPEIVRLARGGAVRPREQLSFESEE comes from the coding sequence ATGACGGAGAACACGGAGAAGAAAAAACTCATCGAGGTCGCTCTTCCCCTGGATGCGATCAACGTTGCCGCCGCCCGCGAAAAATCCATCCGCCACGGTCATCCGAGCACGCTGCATCTCTGGTGGGCCCGGCGACCTCTCGCCGCCGCCCGGGCGGTGCTCTTCGCCCAGATGGTGGACGACCCTTCCGCGCATCCCGGTCTTTTCCCCACGAAGGAAGAGCAGGACCGGGAGCGCCAAAGGCTTTTCAGGATTCTGGAGGAGCTGGTGCTCTGGGAAAGCAGCACCGACGAGGAGGTCCTCGAAAAGGCGAGGGAGGAGATACGCGCATCCTGGCGGCGGACCTGTGCGGAAAACCGGAATCATCCCCGCGCCACCGAGCTGTTCGACCCGGAGAGACTCCCTGCGTTTCACGATCCCTTCGCCGGAGGGGGTGCTCTGCCCCTGGAGGCACAGCGACTGGGGCTCGAGAGCTATGCCTCGGATCTCAACCCCGTGGCGGTGCTCATCAACAAGGCCATGATCGAAATACCGCCCCGCTTCGCCGGAAGACCTCCCGTGAACCCCGAGGCGCGAAAGGACAACAGGCTCTTTGGAACGGAGTGGAAGGGAGCGTGCGGTCTCGCCGAGGACGTGCGTCATTACGGCAGATGGATGCGCGACGAGGCGGAGCGGCGTATCGGCCACCTGTATCCCAAGGTCGGGATTACCCCGGAGATGGTGGCGGAGCGCCCCGACCTGGAGCCCTACAAAGGCGCGCAGCTCACCGTCATCGCCTGGCTCTGGGCGCGGACCGTCAAGAGCCCCAACCCCGCCTTCGCCTCCGTGGACGTGCCGCTGGTCTCCTCCTTCATGCTCTCCACCAAGCCTGGCAGGGAGGCCTATGTGGAGCCCGTCGTCGGAAACGGCGGATACCGGTTTGTCGTGAAGATCGGCAAGCCAGGCGACCCGGAAGCGGCGAAGAGCGGTACCAAGCTCTCCCGCGGGGCGCATTTCCGCTGCCTTCTGTCGGGGACGCCGATTGTCGGCGACTATATCAGGGCGGAGGGGAAAGCCGGACGGATGGGAGCCCGGCTCATGGCGATCGTCGCGGAGGGGGATCGGGGGCGGGTGTATCTTTCCCCGACTGCGGAACAGGGAAATGTTATTCGCAGTCTAACAATGCCGGAATGGGTTCCTGAAACGTCTCTCCCCGATGACCCGAGGCATTTTTCGACCGTACAGTATGGTTTAACGACATATGGCAGTCTCTTTACTCCCCGCCAGCTCGTGGCTCTGACCACTTTCTCCGACCTTGTGGGAGAAGCGATGGAGTGTGTCCGGCACGATGCGGCGGCAGCCGGTTTGCGCGACGCCTCCGCTGATGCGGAGGGTGCGGACGGCCACCTGCGGGATGGCGGCTCCGGCCCTCTCGCCTACGCCGAAGCGGTAGGAACGTATTTGGCATTTGCCGTCGATAAGGCGGCGGATTACTGGTCAACAATTTGTTCGTGGCATTCGAGCAAAGAGCTGATTCGTAATACATTCGCTAGACAGGCAATACCAATGATATGGGATTTTGCGGAGGCAAACATTTTTTCCGGATCAACGGCGAACATGTCGAGCGGAATCGAGTGGATAGGGAAGACCCTGTCCGAGCTGATGGACGGAGCGGCGGGTTTTTCCCGACAATGCGACGCTCAAGCTCAGGTGCTGAGTTATGGCAAGATCGTCTCTACCGACCCCCCCTACTACGACAACATCGGCTATGCCGATCTCTCGGATTTCTTCTATGTCTGGCTCCGGCGCTCGCTTCAGCCGGTTTTTCCGGATCTCTTCGCCACCATGAGCACGCCCAAGGACGAGGAGCTGATCGCCTCGCCCTATCGTCACGGCAGCAGGGAGAACGCCGAATCGTTCTTTCTCGGGGGTATGACGAGGGCCATGGAGCAGCTGGCCGAACAGGGGCATCCCGCCTTTCCCGTGACCGTCTACTACGCCTTCAAGCAGTCGGAGACCGATGAGGGCGGCACCGTGAGCACCGGATGGGAGACCTTTCTCGCCGCGGTGATCCGGGCCGGATTTGCCGTCACGGGAACGTGGCCGATGCGTACGGAACTCGGTAACCGTATGTTGGGCAGAGGGACCAACGCCCTTGCCTCCAGCATTGTCCTTGTCTGCCGCAGGCGCCCTGCCGACGCGCCGGTGACGACACGGCGCGACTTTCTGGCCGCGTTGAAGGACGAGCTTGCTCCGGCGCTGCGCCTGCTCCAGTCGGGAAACATCGCTCCCGTGGACCTTGCCCAGGCGGCCATCGGTCCGGGCATGGCGGTGTTCACCCGTTCCGCCGCAGTGCTGGACGCCCAGGGAAAACCGCTCTCGGTGGGAGATGCCCTGGCGCTCATCAATAAGGTTCTGGACGAGATGCTGGTGGAGCAGGAGGGGGATTTTGACGCCGAAACCCGGTGGGCGTTGGCGTGGTTCGAGCAGCATGGTTTCGACGAGGAGGAGTTCGGCACGGCGGAGACGCTCTCCAAGGCGAAGAACGTCTCCGTGGAGGGACTGGCGGAGGCGGGAATCCTCGAATCCAGGCGGGGGCGGGTGCGCCTTCTGCCTCCGGGGGAGCTGTTCCGGGAGTGGGATCCGGCGAAGGACTCCCGCCTCACGGCCTGGGAGATGGTGCACCATCTCATCCGGGTCCTCGAAAGCGCCGGAGAAACTTCCGCTGCGGAGCTGGTTGCGAAGATGAGGGGGCGGGCCGAGACGGCCCGCGACCTGGCCTATCGGCTGTACGCGCTGTGCGAGAGGAAAAAACGGACCGGAGAGGGCTTGTCGTACAACGGGCTGGTGCAGAGCTGGCCCGAGATCGTTCGTCTCGCCCGGGGCGGCGCGGTACGCCCGAGGGAGCAACTTTCGTTTGAAAGTGAGGAATAA